In Ktedonobacterales bacterium, the following proteins share a genomic window:
- a CDS encoding HD-GYP domain-containing protein — MAALEMILSIGQHETDRIFHDLAQSIQKRDVLTYEHCQRVAGYAERLARRLGWDQQSAHQLALAALVHDLGKTWIGNDILLKESALSGEERLQMERHPIVGAQMLAGYGLDAFFIETVLYHHEAYDGHGYPSGLHGEAIPIGARMLAVADVYDALLSARPYKAALSPETVGQYVLAEAGRRFDPRLARVFLHSLEPEAERVITRRLPAVSKTLPFQMAGVAAASSARRPSGPLLVGQS; from the coding sequence GTGGCTGCGCTAGAAATGATCCTGTCTATCGGCCAGCATGAGACTGATCGCATTTTTCATGATCTGGCCCAAAGTATTCAGAAGCGCGATGTCCTGACTTATGAACACTGCCAGCGGGTGGCAGGATATGCTGAGCGGCTGGCGCGCCGCCTCGGCTGGGACCAACAGAGCGCGCATCAGCTTGCTCTGGCGGCTCTGGTGCATGATCTGGGCAAAACCTGGATCGGCAACGATATTCTGCTCAAAGAGAGCGCGCTCTCTGGTGAAGAGCGCCTTCAGATGGAGCGCCACCCTATCGTCGGCGCACAGATGCTGGCTGGCTATGGTCTTGATGCATTCTTCATCGAGACGGTTCTCTATCACCATGAAGCCTATGATGGACATGGGTATCCATCAGGTCTGCATGGCGAAGCGATTCCGATAGGCGCTCGCATGCTGGCAGTGGCTGATGTGTATGACGCGCTGCTCTCGGCAAGGCCATATAAAGCGGCGCTTTCGCCAGAGACGGTGGGGCAATATGTGCTGGCCGAAGCTGGCCGCCGTTTCGATCCCCGTCTGGCGCGGGTGTTCCTGCATTCGCTCGAACCGGAAGCTGAACGGGTGATTACTCGTCGGCTCCCTGCCGTGTCTAAAACGCTGCCCTTCCAGATGGCGGGCGTTGCAGCCGCCTCCAGCGCCAGGCGTCCCAGTGGGCCGCTGCTGGTCGGCCAGTCGTGA